The window atatttatttcaatctcTAAGGTAACGTAACATTTTACACACAACGCTAGTTATATTTTTTGCGAAGGATATTCTCACACTATCGTGTAGCTAACGTTAACACTATCTTTAGCggcttttcttaaaaatgatttttacgtATATTAGGAATCCATTGTCGgagttgattaaaaattaatcttttttttaactaacgAAAATAATTACGAATTTTCATTgtcaaaagtaaattttagtgcctaaaattgaatgaatgagAATGTTATATCCAGTTGCGGTcgtaaaaaaacgttttttaagaattttttttggaaataccatttatttttacaagatataaaaaagaattatcgaaattGTATTCCTCCGAAAAAGTTATGCGtgattatacaaaaaatcaaatatacgGCTTGAATTAAGAATCTTCCTCCTATTTCGTCgggtaaaatataatttcataaaagtggttttagatatattaaattatacaatgaaTAAACTTTGCTCTTACCCTTGGCCCCCTGATTCtttctttatataatacatagtatcCATGTCCTTTTAGCTTCAACTTCAAAGTATACCGTGCccaaaagaaaaaagaattatcgaaatcggattcttctgtaaaaatgtatacgtaattatagaaaaaaaaaaaaaaaatacgggTTAAATTCAGAACCTTCCTCTTTTTTCGTCGGTTAAGAAGTACTTGGCTccctggtttttttttatataattcataatatcCATGCCCTCTTAACCCTCTAATATCCTTTTCCCCCACTTAACACTTGTTGGCTCTTGAAAAGGTATTCAACCATTGACCTAGAAACCGTGGCCGTTATACAGAAGTTACACATTAGtcattatacagggtgtccgtAAGTACCACACTCTTTTGTTGTATCTGTATAAttctcttccattttttgattcGATGCACGGATAGTTagctgtaaattaaaataagcagCCAATTAAAAGCATTGTAACTTAAATCACTCGACTCTGACTCAGACTGACTAATTCATGTCATGAATCgagtggttttaatttttagttacaatgtttctgattggctgcctattttaattaatagctaactaTCCGTGCATCagatcaaaaaatggaagaaaacttttcgtcttagaatttaattttgttccaGATGCAACAAAAGCGTGCGGTACTTacgaaacactctgtatattatgcatgtgcaatttcatcaaaatcgaccAAGCAGACAGATAAAatcactttcacatttataatattagtttgattcaataaatagtaattattataattattttcagatgGAATACATCTGCGCCTGAGCGTAATTATTATCCAGGACGGCCTCAAGCATTATGTTGTCCAGTATTACCTACACGTGAAGCTGATtgtgaattaaaattagaaaaatttgaaacattattgAATTCTGTGTTGTTAGATTTAACTGAATTACGACAATTAAGCTGGTCTGGAATTCctataaaagtaaatatcttTTATTGTCTTAACAATTTTTAGTTGCGAAAACAAAacagtcaaagttcgaaaaatttaaacattaagaCTGATTTCAATGCGGTTTTCTACATTCGATTCGTTGTAGCTCCAGGAAACTTTGttacctaaattgatttataagcaattaaaaatatgcaatttgcataaataattatacattttaaatcgaccttattaaatactaaattcacaattcgattaatagtgataaaaatgatttcaaacttgttacactAGAGGTTCTggggtcgctgaatacgaatatcgagacagaattgatctccgaggtacctggtgcccaggGTAAACTCGTTACTCGAGAGTTTTTGGAGTTGCAGAACACGAATGTCGTGACAAAATCGGTCTCCGAGCTACCTGGTGTACCTGTTCCCGtgattaaatgttattattactgaaaaaaatataataaaatgtaatgtaataataaaataaattcatgggGAAAACGAGGATACCGTTCACCCTGGGTACCAAAAACCACCGAGTAACGAGTTCGGATTGATTATGTAACGAATTTCTCGAACACTCCAAGAAACGACGTAGATATTGTTCATTCTGAGCATCAGATATCGCCTCGGAAACcaattctatttttgtttttttgtttaattatgttTTCTTTACAGGTGAGAGCCATTACATGGCGATTATTATCAGGTTATTTACCAGCAAATTTAGAACGAAGAGCAGCTGTATTAGAAAGAAAACGACTGGACTATTGGAATTTAGTGAAACAATATTATGATACGGAACGTGATGAATCATATCAGGACACTTATCGACaagtaagttatttatttgCACATAGAGACAAAGTAGGAATGGGGATTCTTAAAAAAGAGTATACATTCTTGAATCAATATTGAATCGGCTTATCGAGAATCGATTTACTTAAAAATCAACTGCAATGAATCGAtcttaaaaatcgtaaaaattgaagaaaaaaatgtctgaaatgaaagttttttttaaaccatgtatatatgaaatatatcatggtatactactagtttagtctcaagtttgtaacgcttaaacataatgatgctacgagcaaaatttttgtataggtgttcataaaattcattttcggttgtccgtttgCATGTCGGTCTGCTTGTCGGagaacacgataattcaaaaatgaagatatatcaatctgaaatttttatagcgtgctcaggacgtaaaaaatgaaaataagttcgtgaatgaccaacataggtcaatagggTCTTTTGTCAGTTAGACCCatctttataacaaattttagatCAACCTTACCTCAATATAATAAACCTCAGCTCAATGAATTACTTGCTATaacgtatatttatttgttcccTTCCGATTTGTTATACCGAGGTTGCACTGTTTTAACAAGAggataattgtttgttttagatACATATAGACATTCCACGAATGAATCCATTAATACCACTGTTCCAACAAATCACTGTACAAGAAATGTTTGAAcggatattatttatatgggCGATACGACATCCAGCATCTGGTTATGTTCAAGGAATTAATGATTTAGTTACACCATTTTTTGTCGTATTTTTACAGGAAGTCGTATCGACAggtataaataacataattatatagctttgtaaagaatttttctatcatttaaaatgattgaaatttaaacttaagcatttttttttaaattttatgagatattataaaaactttttttaattttaaagagtatattttttcaatttcataaagCACACATTTGATACCAGCCAAATGTAACCTGCAGCTTCGCAAGatataattaatgaaacaaTGCATGCAAAGTTGACAAAAGCATACAAATTACAACGTGCTACAGTgatttttcacttttcaaagCACCTATTGTATGTTGTAGGGCttggtatatatatatcatgAAAATGTGTTTCAAAAATTGTCTAACACCcccaaattttcaagttattgtGGAAAATCTGTTTGTCGTGTACTCCGCGCACTTAAACATTTGTAACTccgtcattttttttaacaattttcaattgctgaacgattttgaaaactagaaaaattaGAGCTTTcggaatatatatatttatctaaactttctacaaaaaaaacattttgtaaaaatttttaaggtatcTAAGAATTACccattttttcatgttttttacagcctttttttatgtaacaaatCAAAAGAACAATTACTATCTTAAAGTTATTGTCAAAGTACATTCTCAAGTAAAAAATGCTACCaattatcaaaatcgattaaaaCATGTTTAAGTTACAACGCTTTTTTAAACAAGATAATTTGATTCTTATCACTTTCACGTTCAGTAGCATGTTTTAGACgggatcctgcaaaaattttcctcACGAAAACGAATCATGCTCAATGACGAATTTTTCAGAGTCTAAATGCAAAATCCTGACATGACACGACATCGATATCTAATAAGtgtcaaattttgtttacaaaactgCGTTGAACACTTTTCATCCGATTTTGATAACCCCTAACATTTTTTACTCGAGATAGAGTGTACTTTGCTGTAAGAAAGTAATTGTTCTTGAGGATGTGTTACATAAAAAAGACGCcgaactgtaaaaaaaaattctggacATTCACATTTGCAGaaattatagataaatatatatattccgAAAGCTCAATGTTTCTAAAACCGTTCTTCAAAACCGTGGATTAAAAATCGATGGAGTTACAATTGTTTAAGTGCGCCGAATACACGAAAAACGGGTTTTCctcaataatttgaaaatttggggATGTTAGacaattttgaaacacattGATGTACTCACCAAGACCTACAACGTATGCCAGGTcgctcaaaaaattttttgagttcaatttttttttttttttttttttttgtagcacaGTGTTATTGAATTTCTTATCAATACGCGTGTTCAGTTTGAGCTACTTATCGTGTATCATTTTATTGACTTATATCTTCAATatgaatcgattttttattatttggtaaattttttatcaaccgATTCAGTCAATAATCAAATAGCATACGCACGTTGCCGAAGTATGAGTGTTgctagtgaaaaaaaattataaaatttgataaaaattaaaatttatgtagaaatatacataaatattctgattttgagtcctaaaagcacattattgttttattatattaaaattaaaattcgtactttttaatctgtatatcacgtTCATTTACTTCGTTACCCTTAAAATGAGCCCGTTTAAAGCAAAGAGATCAAGTGTAATAAAGTTACATgtcatcaaatattttatattttggatgaAACAAATAGTGTcgccttcaaaaaaattttgatttcttcataaattattaatataatttaaatgaactattaatcttaaatttcagttaattgatttatttgtttaactttCAGAAAATCTTCAAACATTCGATATAAATAGTTTAGCACGGGAACAAAGGGATATTATTGAAGCAGATTCATTTTGgtgtttgtcaaaatttttagatagtATACaagataattatatatttgCTCAATTGGGCATTCAGCAAAAAGTGAatcaattaaaagaattaatacAAAGGATTGATagtaagtaataatatataattataattcaacaaaatcaaatgaaatcaaaaaactcgactacgttaaataaaagctgaaaaaaagtccagtagtttacttAAGGACTTTAACAATAGGGACTCATTATTGAGATTTGAGCCGGTATTAATTTTACttctaatactacaatttttgATGTAAAACCAGTCCTTCCGGgtcaaaatcggcaaaaactgaaagaaggttaaaattttcgaagtttttttcGGCATGATCTAGTCGTTTGCCGCAGTcaaaacaacatatcaaaaaaataaaaatacctaatTTGATGCACATGTATTCATACATATATGTGTTGATTCAGTAAAACATGACTACTTCTTTGTATCGTCCAGTCGAGCACAAAGTAGTGGAGACAATACTCATTTTCttgtgttcaaaatttaaacaattttgaatatagaaatgtattatttcttgcttttgtgaataaaaaagaagtaattCCTATTCGTTACGTTGAGAGGTGTCTCAGTTATAATACAAAAAGCTTTAATGAAGCTTTTCTATTGGGGCAGCAGAATTCCGATCAACGGCAAATTATGAATGTTTCGAGACACTGGACTACCTGGATCTGAAAAACTCAGTTAAACTGATCTAGGTACTTAGTTTCTTTGATGTGAAGGAGAATCAACAGCGAATTCGAATGGATCGTGTCAATTACTCTTGCCTGACTTTATCGTTACCATAGCCAGATTTTCCGCTATGTATATGTCTCTACTCATGTTATTTGCACCAAGGGGAGGGCCGGCCAGGACAGCTACCCTTCTAGATCTGGTTTAACATTGATTTAATGCACTAAGTACGGAAGAACAGTTGAGAAGGGTGGGACAGGACACATTTTGACTCGCAAATAGCGTTATTAATGTTTTAGAGATGCATAAGCTGCATTTAAATAACTCTGTATGCGTACATCTGCTGTTTATAACgttcattgatatttttttccattCCTTTCGCCGAAAATgctttaatgtaaaataaaaattttcagtagaTTGTTCATTATGTGACTTACGCAAAAAACGCATGGGACCTTTTTTGTAGAGAATGTTATTCGCTACAAAAATTCTCTCGGCACTTTTTTCGCTAAAATTAATAGTGTAGCAGTTATTGCAGAATAACAAACTCACTCCCTTCAAATCAAGATGGCGGCCTTCCCCCAAGGGATAGCATCGcgccttttaaaattttatcttctttttgACCCTCTAAAAATACGATTTACTTATACAGCATTTCGGCCAGGATTACTGTAATTAATATTACAGTAACAGCGATACTCGATATTAAGAACTCGACATAACTTGAATTGAATCGAATTGACAACATCTGTCTTAGCACACTAGATTTGGAAGgtgtaaactatttatttatttccctTAGCATGCAGGataaaattaaagttcaaaatatttttcaggtCAATTACATCAACATTTACAAAATCATGATGTAGATTATTTACAATTCTCATTCCGttggataaataatttattaacacgTGAACTTCCATTACCATGTACAATACGTTTATGGGATACATATTTAGCTGAATCAGATGGTTTTGCCACCTTTCAATTATATGTATGTGCAGCTTTTTTGTTACATTGGCGAACACAATTATTACAGGAACAAGACTTTCAAGTGAGTATttacagttaattttttaacagaatATTCTTAAGGGGGCTTTATACTTAGAAAAGAATAAATGGTTCAAGAGCCCACCTTAAAAATCCGCGACGATCAACCAACAGGATAAAATGTTCATGAACTGTTAGTACTCATTATACTTATCCATAATATCATACAGTGCCAGGGCTTAAACCTGTGCACaaactgtatttttattatttttttgggcattagtaatttttttggaGCATTCTTATACTCATAAGCCAACAGCTTGAAACcaaaactaaaataaagtttaaacattcctctattcgaaaaataataagtacCTACGTCTATTCCTGTGCAAAATACCTGGCACGAAACTTTCTATTTTCTAAGTCttacaagttattttttgattggttaactataaAATGAGCTATTGGCCATCATAGATTTACATTATTAACCCTGTATATGAAaatcatatttgaaaaaagatccTCGTTAAGTCGTAATCATAAGTAAGTCGAAAAAATGTCATTCCTTTACGCTGAACCCTTAAAGAGATAttgatattacatatttttagtttgtaACTGGAGTTTCAAAAACAAGACTCCATTAGTCGTAGTTAGTGAAATATAATTACGTCTTACTTGTACCCTTATTTGTTCTAATCTATGGCACCTTTCTAAGTCGAAATGTTAGCAATTTAATTCTGTTTCTCGAATAATTATTTAGTcgaaattttagcaattaaatcCTCTGTATCTCGAATTACTTGAAGtcgaaaattatgaaatgttcTAAACGAAATGCCTTAGTaatctaacaaaaaatttaacaaaaaaaaaaaaacgctttattCTTGTGAAAAGAGCTTCTAACTTTAATTTAAGTACAAACTCTGAGGTTAATAATGGACCAGAAAATCTGCttatcaaacaaaattgttattattattaagtatcatTTGCATCTATTCGGGTACGTGAATAAGAAATGCCGCACCTGGAACATTTCTTCTGGGGCTCCAAAAACCCAAGAGAAATAGTCGAATAACCTTTCCATCCACTACGAGTGCAGTTTTGGAGTGACGATGtctttgggtcatattttttcaaaaatgatgtTGGCACGACCGTTTCAATGAATGAATTGCGTTACCGAACGATGTTGACTGACTTTTTTCAACCTCAAATTGATACTATGGACGTGAACGACGTTTACTTTCAGCAGGACGGCGCCACATGCCACACAATTGATGAAACAATGGCTCTATtgcgttaaaaattttctggatGCATGATTTCTCGAAATGGAGACTTTGATTTGCCACCGAGATCATGTGACTTAACACCATTGGGCTTTTTCTTGGGGGCTACGTTAAAAAGAATGTCTACACCAATGTTCCAGACAATTTTAGAGATGTTATTCGCGAGATACGCGAAAGTGTGatgaaaaatttcatcaaaagaaTGACCTTATGCAAGAAGTGTCGTGGCGGACATTTGGCAGATATTGTGTATCATTACTAATCTCAGAGTTTTACTTAggattaaaatacaattatcagcttttttcacagaaatattgtgtttttttttttaaattttgaatgataCCTCTTGTTGAAGGACCCCGTATTTTATAACTTCttgttttatgttattaaaataaggAGAATTCGAGATATTGTTGCTATTTTATCAAttgttttataatcaaattatatttttcataaaacaaatttagttttgatcagtaattattaataatcgtaaatattaattggaaattatttatttgataattaataaattaataataatacctcgAATTCATTTCTTTTCTTTCAACAAATGCCTATAATTggagaa is drawn from Chrysoperla carnea chromosome X, inChrCarn1.1, whole genome shotgun sequence and contains these coding sequences:
- the LOC123302699 gene encoding TBC1 domain family member 22B, with amino-acid sequence MDTNNTQTEYDSKVSFWKKNAKTVPGRPSPKKDQHLTSTLLRNSGSTSFNDFQASVNDAWDLEDDDFCTISSSTTDTKKYHGTQGGAQGGVLTATSDNINPSVHSSLKIDNKYVKSSVQQTQMTSTTREVTKKPTTSPTNTEPIYKNLQFKSPNKRWNTSAPERNYYPGRPQALCCPVLPTREADCELKLEKFETLLNSVLLDLTELRQLSWSGIPIKVRAITWRLLSGYLPANLERRAAVLERKRLDYWNLVKQYYDTERDESYQDTYRQIHIDIPRMNPLIPLFQQITVQEMFERILFIWAIRHPASGYVQGINDLVTPFFVVFLQEVVSTENLQTFDINSLAREQRDIIEADSFWCLSKFLDSIQDNYIFAQLGIQQKVNQLKELIQRIDSQLHQHLQNHDVDYLQFSFRWINNLLTRELPLPCTIRLWDTYLAESDGFATFQLYVCAAFLLHWRTQLLQEQDFQGLLLMLQNLPTHNWTNSQIGMLVAEAYRLKFTFADAPNHLINSKSAVVR